A single genomic interval of Zingiber officinale cultivar Zhangliang chromosome 4A, Zo_v1.1, whole genome shotgun sequence harbors:
- the LOC121971258 gene encoding transcription factor SRM1-like, with translation MAPTATLIDKTIPCSSDALACQTKRERNEGRRARLEASSMEAQDELRGRGEKVLKLFGVRILGGEGEGMGEEEEEEEEMEEDMMRKSSSMGNLVSCTATASAANRVLVDHGYHSDGGLLPSPSGLTKKSHERKRGIPWTEEEHRTFLFGLQTLGKGDWRGISRQFVTTRTPTQVASHAQKYFIRQSNPGKKKRRCSLFDVVVNDKVLVTNEVQDSHLSRDNNSVSFSNNWLIGSTSIAGGGTSSDFQNVTNQSGMTNLPNPSPTVVVDIPTQMSPHLIELSLSYPTVQIQSSSIIPTGATDLELRIAPPLPHDLSKVPAQTAAGAIRVV, from the exons ATGGCACCAACAGCGACTCTCATAGATAAAACGATCCCCTGCTCCTCCGATGCGCTCGCCTGCCAAACGAAACGCGAGAGGAACGAGGGGAGACGAGCGCGCTTGGAGGCCTCCTCCATGGAGGCGCAAGATGAGTTACGAGGGCGAGGCGAGAAGGTTTTGAAGTTATTCGGCGTCAGGATTCTCGGAGGAGAAGGGGAAGGTAtgggtgaggaggaggaggaggaggaggagatggaGGAGGACATGATGAGGAAAAGCTCCAGCATGGGCAACCTGGTTTCGTGCACCGCCACTGCATCGGCCGCCAATCGTGTCCTCGTCGATCATGGGTACCACTCCGACGGCGGCCTCCTCCCATCCCCGAGCGGGTTGACGAAGAAAAGCCACGAGAGAAAGAGGG GGATCCCTTGGACAGAGGAGGAGCACAGAACCTTCCTATTTGGGCTCCAAACACTTGGGAAGGGAGATTGGAGAGGGATTTCTAGACAATTCGTCACGACTAGAACTCCAACCCAAGTTGCTAGCCATGCTCAGAAGTATTTCATCAGGCAGAGTAATCCTGGAAAAAAGAAGCGCCGATGCAGCCTCTTTGATGTTGTGGTCAATGATAAA GTTCTTGTCACTAATGAAGTTCAAGATAGTCATCTCAGCCGGGACAATAACTCT GTAAGTTTCTCAAATAACTGGTTAATTGGCTCGACTTCTATAGCCGGAGGAGGGACTTCTTCAGACTTTCAAAATGTTACAAATCAAAGTGGCATGACCAATCTCCCTAATCCTAGTCCCACG GTTGTTGTCGACATACCAACTCAAATGTCTCCACATCTCATCGAATTGTCTTTGTCCTACCCGACGGTTCAAATTCAATCTTCATCGATCATCCCAACAGGGGCCACTGATTTGGAGCTCAGGATTGCGCCCCCTCTGCCTCATGACCTCTCTAAAGTACCTGCTCAGACTGCTGCTGGTGCGATAAGAGTCGTCTAA